The Montipora foliosa isolate CH-2021 chromosome 1, ASM3666993v2, whole genome shotgun sequence DNA segment TCATTTGTACTGGCAAACACCGAGGTCAACGGAGAGAAATTTACATATTCCTTACCCAAGACTTTGGCAATAAGAGTCGTGCCTCTTACAATGGACGCTCAGAAATCGCCTAACGTTGAATCTTCTAGCAACACCACAACGATTTTCGAGGAATATGAAGATATGTCAGGTTTTCACCCAAAGATGTTTAAGTTACCTGCAATGAGAGCATCTCTTCAAGGAGGTCGTGGAGTAATCGATACGAACATGTCTATAGCATGGGAAGAAATGGAGTTTGTTGGACACCATTTGCGACGGCAAAATACTTATTCACCACCTCCATCGTGTAAAGCGACAAGAAGCAAACGAACCACGTACTTCAACAAAGGGAGCCAGAATTTATTGCAGAGAACTGTAAGCAACTGGGAACTCAGAAACAATCGGGATATCGAAAACGAAGAGAGTGTTTACGAAACTCTGAATTTTGACAAGCGCCCTTTGACAGGCATATCAAAAAGCTGTTCGTTATCAAGGATAGAAAGACGAAAGACCGACTCGTACACAGATCAAGAGTCGGTTAATACCGGGGTCAGTAAACAATCGCTCAAGCTTTCGAAAGAATTGGCAGAGAAACGTTTACGTAATAGATCAGAAACACCTTTCCTGGAGATTCGAAAAACACCTATGACGTGTAATAAGACATGGAGAAAAATGGAAACTTTTGGATGGAAAGAATTCCCGTTTGAAACTGAAAGTGTCCCCCTCGATGTCAACAAGGGTGGGCCCAACATAACTATCCAATCATATTCCATGAATAAGCTAACTCTAACAGCCACGGCACGAGAAATAAGTTCGCCATATTATGGCTCCTTGGATACGAACGAGGAACTTTATCAGGCTCCGAAAGAACATGTTTTTCTAGCGCCCCAGGTCAGATGTTCCAGTGAAGATACATTGCCACGGGTTCCAGCACTTCCAGTAAGTTGTGCGAAAGAGAGGAAGCCGCTGCCTTGTTGGAAAGAGACTGCAAAGGACGTACCTCCTCAAAACTCAACAAGAAATGCAACGTACCCAAAGccacaaaaacgtgaaaatagAACGAATCAGGAAACCTGCGAGCATTTGTTCTTTGGAACTAGGATCGAGAGCGATTCGCAAAGGAGCAAAAAAAAGGTGTGTACATCGGCACCAGTCCCTTTGCGTAGGAAAAGGTATACACCTGAAGAAATACCGTGTCCCGACTTTGTCGCAAAAGGTATTTCATCGGAAAACAAAGTTGTCGATTGCAGTAGTCGCAAGCCTGTCCCACTCCCCAGGAAAAATACTGCATCACTTCACAGTTAGGAACAAAGAAAATGCGAGGCTATTGCTTAGCCTTTAGAAAACTCGTTTACTATAAGTCCATTTAAGAATGTAGGGAATAACTCGGACGTTTAATAATTAATGGTAACTGATAAAGAACGGATTATCGAGCGACCACgtgaaaaaagagaagaaatcatTCCGATAGTCACTGCGATAGTTGCTAGCGATGAAGAGTCATCTGAAACACAAATGACAACACAGGAAAACCACTGAGATAGGTCCAACGCAGCCAACATAAGAGAgatttagattctaggacgagaaagACTACGAGTACAAAATTTTCTCATaaaacaacagtgagcgcgcaaaccagcgtcattttggcaggaaaaacgTGTTATCGTCGTTATTTTAGCACGAGGTTTTGCAAatatgtcgtcgtgtcaaaagaAGTCAACagcacggtagcagttttggcatttttcgatcatcaaaaagaataactgagcaacctatactgctaacatagagtaagattaatcgtactgGTTATAaaatttctaagtattttcgctaaaaactgCCTGTCAAAACTCgcactcgttctcgtcctcatcctcgtcctagaatctaaaggtccctattaagACAAAGGAGACCAAGTTCCATATTCATGATGATCTGACCACTCTTACTGCGTACACTGCTGAAGTATCACAGTGCTTAGTTCATGCATTAACTTGGATGCAACAGTTTGAGACCATTTTCACTGAAAGAACGACAAGTGGATGAAAACATGCCACTGATGTTTGGATGATGAGGCCCTTCAATCATTTGGCGCGGACAGCTATCATCGCCTGAAAACCTTACGTTTAATAGACGATCTTCGAATTGTCACAGcaggactggatctagcatgaaacgGAGGCTAATGcagacaaattaatttgcatttaaaaagatttgcccgcattagcctccatttcatgctagatccagtccagccgtgagaattcgaaaatggtctattgaaggATAGAGACCGAATCTTTAGGGATGCTGCACTCACAGGCACGCGTGAAAATTAAATGTATTCATGCTATTTTCCGGGTATACGTTCAAACGTAGGATGTCGTCAAACGCCATTAGGAATTTTTTCGTtgttgcttaaggacgttcgcgcgaaaatcttccaacattgaaatttgtttcatttctcgcctgaagttaggtcataaattgcttactccaaaaacgaaaaaaaaattggggttcaccgactttgtttcggagaaaaagtcaacggaaaaatgccctaatttcaATAGATGGAtcatcataacgagatgtagcTTTATCTACTCATgcgtcgaaaatcataaaaataatatgttagagcgaaggtttctgtgcatagaaatataggagtgggttttttagataattgcatgccgctgGGGATACAGAGTTAATCCTCAACGAGCGTTTTCGCAAGCGCTACCCGTTGTAACCACTTCCGGAATTAAtgacacaaggaaagaaaaattttaaaaaagataaccTTTTAAATTGGGATTTCGTAGATTGTAAGAAGAGCAGAGTGCTTCTTGTCtcaaaaaataggggtcaccaatgatctaaacgagtaaaatcgatgtgaagttgcgaagctcttggaaaattttgGTTTGTTACGATTTTGCGAGACCTGtcgggaaggactggaacccaagacaggatcgatcgatgaaaggctttttgtaaaaaaaaaagactctctcgagcatagcaacgaagtttcaagcaggccTTATCTTTCTTTGGTTGGTGTTTTTTATCATATCTTACCATcaccgtcatgctcatcttctggagtatGGTTTTGTTTCCTcgtaggtccgcactattcaagtggattaggaaaagaagataattctgctctattttcatgaaagtaaaagaaaagaacttcaaaaacatgcattcctTTTCAACCAAGCAATTCGTaacgtaataaaaacattttaaaaaaccaacCCAATGAAATTTACGGAACATCGCTGACTAAAACTaaccttcctcgagttttcaaaactttcaaccacTACTCGATTAGCGACCTTTTCCAGCTTCCCGGTCCTTTCTCTTAACAtttcatgatgaattggaaataaatgtgccattctttagccGACCTGGAAATTTTTCCCGGGCGTTTTTGCCGCCATAGGATCTTAACGTgtaatgcttgaagtaatgcgtaACATATTACAGttgcgttacctgcgcagtaaaagttgcgGACAAACAATTATCGCGAACGTCCTCAAGTTGAGTACATCTTTGATCCGTTTTAAAGAGGGCAAAAAAGCTCCTTCGAATTTAACAAAAAACCCGTTATTTGTACATTGCCAGCCACATGCCTAAAAAACTTTAAGATCAACTTTATCCGCAAAATGCTTCTGAAGGACAACATTCACCTATTTTTAGCGTtctaaaaacttgttaaaatgttagaattaatttaaaaaaccctcggtgtaattaacaattattctacgagggcgcgctgaatatgaagtgatagataaccaacgatgAGCGTAGCGCGgaggcttatttccctttcgtaaacggtcgttgccatttgaaacggtcgtttgccatttgaaacggtcgatgccattttttagctctgaattacactcattaggtctaatatgaactcaaaaggttgcggttacttgGAGTTATGTcccgctggtcatatgagttagggttcgggttaggggtctttttagggtgagggctaagaacccgagttcgagtcttgaaattttcggactcttttttttcctccagtttttcttttataaatgtttttttttccttttttgtcataattttggttaatattttttcttagtttgtttcttttaattttctttgaagtgaagtgtgtagttgACCGtgaaatggcatcgaccgtttcaaatggcaacgaccgttctgagaaatggcaacgaccgtttacgaaagggaaatttgcagcgccgagttggttatcaTATCCAGCAACCCCGAgggagtagaataattgttttattaaaaactccaggatcaacaactcttccatgttgatATTATTTGGCTTTTGTTGGCCATTTTTCTCTGAGCTGCAAAactgttttcagctcgctttattgctggcGCGTTCGTTGACCATATTTGATACAGCAGGTATAttaactgatagcctgtgtccggcgagccaattaaaatgctggaaatctgatatccgtaattcagtgcgtttctagctttctgattggttcgctcAATCTCGGTTATTAGCTCATGTATTGTATGACCTAATATAGAAAATGATTGCGGTTGGTTGTGAAATCAAAATAGAataatcaaataaaatttgGCTTTAATTCCCAAGTGCgttcagaaatttaattaatgAACAATTATTGTTTCAGCGCTTGTTGGATCGGAGACTGGTTAtggccaactcggcgctactcGCCTTGTTggttatttaccatctcatggaataattgttaattatccgaGAATTTTAGcgagtttctttcttttttgtgagGGGTAGCGGGAGACCGAGCATTTTGGAAGGAAGAATGTTCTGCGGATCAGATAAACCGAGAGGTTGTCTCAAAAATAGCCTGCATTAACCAATGTGTGCCACTCTAGTATAGAAACGGATTCCATTTATTGATTTAATGAAATTCCAAAATATGGTAAACATACGAATAAGCTACGCACGAATGTCCAACTATGATAAAACAATTTGGATTTGTTTAATTGATTTAACAAAAACCTTTCCTATTTGCTGTGTATGAAATCACCCACACTTAGTCCTCAAAATGTCAAATGTACGATCAGTTTCTCATAGAGACCAGTTAGTATTATCGCCATAAGTTTTGTTCCTACATCTTGTATTTGCATGCCGTTACAGGAATACAACAGTTGCCGGGTACTGTTTTAGAATCGCTTCGTGACCTAAAGGTGTTCACAACTGTGATGTTTTCATGGCCAAATACTCGGTGTCAATGCTGTTTGGGTTTCACTCGGATTCATGTAATGTTTTAATAACTGCCGAGTGTTTAGAGGTTATGTAATATTTGACCGCAACAGGTATTAGTATGCCTGTTTACAACGTTCGTAATTTGATCATCTGTTGAAAGATGTTGCCCAGAGAGGGGGAGAATGCCGGGAAGACGTAGGAGAGCAAGACGAGTCTCTCCTGCAACTTCCTTTATTCTGGGAAGATGTTTGCCGTTCCCTCCCACCCGAACGCCTGACTCAGGTGTAAATCAGATCAACGCGAGAGAAAGAAAGAATGTGGTTTAAAATGGACAGTAGTCTGCAATGGtggattttaaaacaattttggGCCAAAAGCGATCGAAAAAGCCTTCTTAACCTCATTAACCTTTAGAACAGGCCGGTTAGCGGGGCCA contains these protein-coding regions:
- the LOC137976011 gene encoding uncharacterized protein, which encodes MSDFNSVSYLIKDFLEKFSLPQSVRVLEGYNDEFEWASIGFGAVYNLMSLESIETVLFEDVYGEENRVPVDYPCTIEHVAEDTFQQELSIQDLAGGKHSNVKFVRVTQEDPNFETLIKAGEKLKIEPRKKKSGHNFLSFKKVSDRKKTVWKIPGSCEAKFHALRNGEETMLSKFVNKNKLPVYVRFVRCSIEDIKGKNNGSGRTRFCSVTVPNGIVKLKGIVVDSFVLANTEVNGEKFTYSLPKTLAIRVVPLTMDAQKSPNVESSSNTTTIFEEYEDMSGFHPKMFKLPAMRASLQGGRGVIDTNMSIAWEEMEFVGHHLRRQNTYSPPPSCKATRSKRTTYFNKGSQNLLQRTVSNWELRNNRDIENEESVYETLNFDKRPLTGISKSCSLSRIERRKTDSYTDQESVNTGVSKQSLKLSKELAEKRLRNRSETPFLEIRKTPMTCNKTWRKMETFGWKEFPFETESVPLDVNKGGPNITIQSYSMNKLTLTATAREISSPYYGSLDTNEELYQAPKEHVFLAPQVRCSSEDTLPRVPALPVSCAKERKPLPCWKETAKDVPPQNSTRNATYPKPQKRENRTNQETCEHLFFGTRIESDSQRSKKKVCTSAPVPLRRKRYTPEEIPCPDFVAKGISSENKVVDCSSRKPVPLPRKNTASLHS